Proteins encoded in a region of the Neodiprion virginianus isolate iyNeoVirg1 chromosome 2, iyNeoVirg1.1, whole genome shotgun sequence genome:
- the LOC124298635 gene encoding epidermal growth factor receptor isoform X4: MMAADRPRGDQVETDSTAICIGTNGRLSVPSNKDHHYRNLRDRYTNCTYVDGNLEITWLQNLELDLSFLQYIREVTGYVLISHVDVQKVVLPRLQIIRGRTLFKLNIHEAEFALFVTMCQMNSLELPALRDILNGSVGMYNNYNLCHMRTINWDEIITGPQAKYDYVYNFTAPERVCPECDKSCEQGCWGEGPHNCQSFSKINCSPQCWQGRCFGQNPRECCHLFCAGGCTGPKQSDCLACKNFFDDGVCTQECPAMQKYNPTTYSWETNPDGKYAYGATCVRKCPEHLLKDNGACVRSCPAKKKAVNGECVPCDGPCPKTCQGVDRVHSGNIDSFKDCTIIEGSITILDQSFMGYQHIYQNFTFGPRYLELHPDKLEVFSTLKEVTGYVNIQGYHKQFTNLSYFRNLEVIGGRSLTETFFASLYIVKTALVSLGLNSLKKINSGTVAILENTDLCYAQSINWTRIKRSQEHTTILSSNKPEADCAREGLVCDDQCSDEGCWGPGPEQCLSCRNFILENICVQNCTAVPGIYQADERVCKPCHVQCNGTCSGPNAEHCHSCKHVRDGPFCVSKCPSSKFNDGGICKHCHDNCVGGCEGPENNIGPNGCHSCEKAIMNFETPERCLRTDESCPEGYYWEGVEPQERGPLKALAGKAVCRKCHPRCLRCTGYGFHQQVCQECAKYKKGEQCEDECPADHFAIPETRSCIPCSSECRGCYGPGADQCYKCRNFKVFANVATEDNATSFNCTDTCPPEHPFTRFPADNDPFCSNHAKKMSYPLDGEQTPAILAGVGVFVVILMVFSAAVLCLWRQRTKAKENTVKMTMALTGLDDNEPLRPTGVKPNLAKLRIIKEEEMRKGGILGYGAFGNVYKGVWVPEGENVKIPVAIKVLHDGTGSNTSKEFLDEAYIMASVEHPNLLQLLAVCMTSQMMLVTQLMPLGCLLDFVRKYKDKIGSKPLLNWCTQIARGMAYLEERRLVHRDLAARNVLVQTPNCVKITDFGLAKLLDINEEQYKAAGGKMPIKWLALECIQHRVFTHKSDVWAFGVTIWEVLTYGGRPYENVPARNVPELLEKGERLPQPAICTIDVYMIMIKCWMLDAESRPSFKELADDFAKMSRDPGRYLAIKGDKYMILPSYTLQDKKEMIRNLASAMDGPEAVVDADEYLQPKSRAPIPPIVVSPSSTSGSPPNTPIKSCWPNNTPMAADSPTPQNQQNWDRELLRYGVSGNGGTSRESAEANPAHLQHPHYTHPNGHCGPAASLDGSNSRYCSDPLKMIGVIECDVTDDCFKSEVGTIHQQARIGNLKLDLPLDEDDYLMPSPQMPASTIQYMDLIGDSKPTESESKHMNNGYRKYPEFLTIPGKTSVDNPEYIMSQDDAALSPQTLGIPATADLVKTETTNGTAFGSQVRQRSTEEESDHEYYNDFDRLERELQPLKPLRKNETTV; encoded by the exons CATCATTACCGAAATCTTCGAGATCGGTATACGAATTGTACGTACGTTGACGGCAACCTCGAAATCACATGGCTGCAGAACCTTGAGCTGGACCTCAGTTTCCTTCAGTACATCCGAGAGGTCACCGGGTACGTCCTCATCAGCCACGTGGACGTGCAGAAGGTTGTCCTGCCACGGCTCCAGATCATTCGCGGCCGAACCCTGTTCAAGCTGAACATTCACGAGGCCGAGTTTGCACTATTCGTCACCATGTGCCAGATGAATAGCCTCGAGCTACCGGCACTTCGAG ACATCCTAAATGGCAGTGTCGGCATGTACAACAACTACAATCTCTGCCACATGAGGACCATCAATTGGGACGAAATAATAACGGGTCCCCAGGCAAAGTATGATTACGTGTACAACTTCACAGCCCCGGAGCGGGTATGCCCCGAGTGCGACAAGAGTTGTGAGCAGGGATGCTGGGGCGAAGGACCCCACAATTGCCAGAGTTTCTCAAAGATAAATTGCTCGCCACAGTGCTGGCAGGGACGTTGCTTCGGGCAAAATCCAAGGGAGTGCTGTCATCTTTTTTGCGCCGGGGGTTGCACCGGACCGAAGCAGAGTGATTGTTTGGCGTGCAAAAACTTTTTCGACGACGGTGTCTGTACGCAAGAATGTCCGGCAATGCagaa GTATAATCCGACAACATACTCGTGGGAAACAAACCCCGATGGAAAGTATGCATATGGTGCGACGTGTGTCCGTAAGTGTCCCGAACACCTTCTGAAGGACAACGGTGCATGCGTGCGTTCGTGTCCTGCAAAGAAAAAGGCTGTTAATGGTGAATGTGTACCATGCGACGGTCCATGCCCAAAGACTTGCCAAGGCGTGGATCGGGTCCATTCTGGAAACATTGACAGCTTTAAAGATTGTACAATAATTGAAGGCTCGATCACAATATTGGATCAGAGTTTCATGGGGTATCAACATATATACCAAAACTTTACGTTTGGACCGAGGTATCTGGAGCTTCACCCCGACAAACTCGAGGTGTTCAGCACGCTAAAGGAAGTTACGGGATACGTTAATATTCAAGGGTATCACAAGCAGTTCACAAATCTTTCATACTTCCGGAATCTGGAGGTTATCGGGGGCAGAAGCCTTACCGAAACATTCTTTGCATCACTTTACATTGTGAAGACAGCCCTGGTGTCCCTCGGATTGAATTCACTGAAAAAGATCAACTCTGGTACGGTAGCAATCCTGGAGAACACGGATCTCTGCTACGCTCAGAGCATCAACTGGACGCGAATAAAAAGGTCTCAAGAACATACCACGATTTTGTCCAGCAACAAGCCCGAAGCTGACTGCG CACGCGAAGGCTTGGTATGCGATGATCAATGTTCGGACGAGGGCTGCTGGGGGCCAGGTCCCGAGCAATGTTTGTCCTGCAGGAATTTCATATTGGAGAATATTTGCGTACAAAATTGCACAGCAGTACCTGG tATTTACCAAGCAGACGAAAGAGTCTGCAAACCTTGTCACGTGCAATGCAACGGTACTTGTTCTGGTCCGAATGCGGAACACTGCCACTCATGTAAGCATGTGCGCGACGGGCCTTTCTGCGTTTCCAAATGTCCATCATCAAAGTTCAACGATGGTGGGATATGCAAACATTGTCACGATAATTGCGTAGGGGGGTGCGAGGGTCCGGAAAATAACATTGGTCCAAATGGGTGTCACAGTTGCGAAAAAGCGATTATGAACTTCGAAACACCGGAGAGGTGTTTGAGAACGGATGAGTCTTGCCCGGAAG GTTACTACTGGGAGGGGGTCGAGCCTCAGGAACGGGGTCCTCTGAAGGCCCTTGCTGGTAAAGCAGTCTGTCGGAAATGTCACCCTCGGTGCCTTAGGTGTACCGGGTACGGTTTTCATCAACAAGTTTGCCAGGAATGCGCCAAGTACAAGAAAGGTGAACAGTGCGAAGACGAGTGCCCCGCCGATCACTTCGCTATCCCGGAAACCCGGAGCTGCATCCCATGCTCTTCGGAGTGCAGGGGCTGTTACGGCCCGGGAGCTGATCAGTGCTACAAGTGCCGAAACTTCAAGGTGTTCGCC AACGTTGCCACGGAAGACAATGCAACATCCTTCAATTGCACCGATACCTGCCCGCCAGAACATCCGTTTACGAGGTTCCCTGCGGACAACGACCCGTTCTGCTCCAATCATGCAAAGAAGATGAGTTACCCGTTAGACGGCGAACAAACACCGGCAATATTAGCAGGTGTTGGTGTTTTCGTAGTGATTCTAATGGTCTTCTCCGCTGCTGTATTATGCCTGTGGCGTCAGCGGACGAAGGCCAAGGAAAATACCGTGAAAATGACGATGGCACTTACCGGGCTTGATGACAACGAACCTCTAAGGCCTACGGGAGTGAAGCCGAACTTAGCAAAGCTGCGTATAATCAAGGAGGAGGAGATGAGAAAGGGCGGTATACTCGGATACGGGGCATTCGGCAACGTCTACAAGGGAGTCTGGGTGCCAGAGGGTGAGAATGTTAAGATCCCGGTTGCGATCAAAGTTCTCCACGATGGGACAGGATCCAATACGTCGAAGGAGTTCCTCGATGAAGCCTATATCATGGCAAGTGTCGAGCATCCGAATCTACTTCAGCTACTCGCCGTCTGCATGACGTCGCAGATGATGCTTGTGACACAACTGATGCCGCTCGGTTGTCTCCTTGACTTCGTTAGAAAGTATAAGGACAAGATTGGCTCAAAGCCTCTGTTGAATTGGTGTACACAGATCGCCAGGGGTATGGCCTATCTCGAAGAGAGACGATTGGTCCACAGGGATTTGGCAGCGAGGAACGTCCTTGTGCAAACGCCAAACTGCGTGAAAATAACCGACTTTGGCCTCGCGAAGCTTTTGGACATCAACGAGGAACAGTACAAGGCTGCTGGCGGTAAAATGCCAATAAAATGGTTGGCCTTAGAATGTATTCAGCACCGCGTATTTACGCACAAGTCAGACGTCTGGGCATTCGGTGTTACCATCTGGGAAGTTTTGACTTATGGTGGAAGACCCTACGAAAACGTTCCGGCAAGAAATGTGCCAGAATTATTGGAAAAGGGGGAACGGTTACCGCAGCCGGCGATATGTACGATCGATGTGTACATGATCATGATAAAATGCTGGATGCTCGACGCGGAGTCGAGGCCAAGCTTCAAGGAACTTGCCGACGACTTTGCGAAAATGTCGAGAGATCCTGGACGTTATCTGGCAATAAAGGGGGACAAGTACATGATACTACCATCCTATACATTGCAG gataaaaaagaaatgataagAAATCTGGCGTCCGCGATGGATGGTCCGGAAGCCGTGGTAGACGCAGATGAATATCTTCAACCAAAGTCGAGGGCACCTATACCACCTATCGTGGTCTCGCCGTCGAGTACGTCCGGCTCACCTCCCAACACGCCGATAAAGAGCTGCTGGCCGAATAACACGCCAATGGCCGCTGACTCACCGACACCGCAGAACCAACAGAACTGGGACCGGGAGCTATTGCGATACGGCGTCTCGGGTAATGGGGGTACCTCGCGGGAGTCTGCAGAGGCAAACCCCGCGCATCTACAGCACCCCCATTATACCCACCCGAACGGCCATTGTGGCCCGGCTGCCAGCTTGGATGGCTCGAATTCCAGATACTGTTCAGACCCCCTTAAGATGATCGGAGTCATAG AATGCGACGTAACGGACGACTGCTTTAAGTCGGAGGTCGGCACGATACACCAACAAGCTAGAATTGGAAATTTGAAGTTGGACCTGCCCCTGGACGAAGATGACTACCTCATGCCCTCGCCCCAGATGCCAGCAAGCACGATACAATACATGGATCTGATCGGTGATTCGAAACCTACCG agTCAGAGTCGAAGCATATGAACAATGGATATCGAAAGTACCCGGAATTCTTAACAATCCCCGGGAAAACGTCGGTTGACAATCCGGAGTATATCATGTCGCAGGACGACGCGGCGTTGAGCCCGCAGACGTTGGGGATTCCCGCGACCGCGGATCTCGTCAAGACGGAGACGACAAACGGTACCGCCTTTGGCTCTCAGGTCAGGCAAAGGAGTACGGAAGAGGAATCGGATCACGAGTATTACAACGACTTCGATCGGCTTGAGCGCGAGCTCCAGCCTTTGAAACCGCTTAGAAAGAACGAAACGACAGTATGA
- the LOC124298635 gene encoding epidermal growth factor receptor isoform X3 yields MRLKMEKSGILEIYLVLICAQLAATQVIEERVCIGTNGRLSVPSNKDHHYRNLRDRYTNCTYVDGNLEITWLQNLELDLSFLQYIREVTGYVLISHVDVQKVVLPRLQIIRGRTLFKLNIHEAEFALFVTMCQMNSLELPALRDILNGSVGMYNNYNLCHMRTINWDEIITGPQAKYDYVYNFTAPERVCPECDKSCEQGCWGEGPHNCQSFSKINCSPQCWQGRCFGQNPRECCHLFCAGGCTGPKQSDCLACKNFFDDGVCTQECPAMQKYNPTTYSWETNPDGKYAYGATCVRKCPEHLLKDNGACVRSCPAKKKAVNGECVPCDGPCPKTCQGVDRVHSGNIDSFKDCTIIEGSITILDQSFMGYQHIYQNFTFGPRYLELHPDKLEVFSTLKEVTGYVNIQGYHKQFTNLSYFRNLEVIGGRSLTETFFASLYIVKTALVSLGLNSLKKINSGTVAILENTDLCYAQSINWTRIKRSQEHTTILSSNKPEADCAREGLVCDDQCSDEGCWGPGPEQCLSCRNFILENICVQNCTAVPGIYQADERVCKPCHVQCNGTCSGPNAEHCHSCKHVRDGPFCVSKCPSSKFNDGGICKHCHDNCVGGCEGPENNIGPNGCHSCEKAIMNFETPERCLRTDESCPEGYYWEGVEPQERGPLKALAGKAVCRKCHPRCLRCTGYGFHQQVCQECAKYKKGEQCEDECPADHFAIPETRSCIPCSSECRGCYGPGADQCYKCRNFKVFANVATEDNATSFNCTDTCPPEHPFTRFPADNDPFCSNHAKKMSYPLDGEQTPAILAGVGVFVVILMVFSAAVLCLWRQRTKAKENTVKMTMALTGLDDNEPLRPTGVKPNLAKLRIIKEEEMRKGGILGYGAFGNVYKGVWVPEGENVKIPVAIKVLHDGTGSNTSKEFLDEAYIMASVEHPNLLQLLAVCMTSQMMLVTQLMPLGCLLDFVRKYKDKIGSKPLLNWCTQIARGMAYLEERRLVHRDLAARNVLVQTPNCVKITDFGLAKLLDINEEQYKAAGGKMPIKWLALECIQHRVFTHKSDVWAFGVTIWEVLTYGGRPYENVPARNVPELLEKGERLPQPAICTIDVYMIMIKCWMLDAESRPSFKELADDFAKMSRDPGRYLAIKGDKYMILPSYTLQDKKEMIRNLASAMDGPEAVVDADEYLQPKSRAPIPPIVVSPSSTSGSPPNTPIKSCWPNNTPMAADSPTPQNQQNWDRELLRYGVSGNGGTSRESAEANPAHLQHPHYTHPNGHCGPAASLDGSNSRYCSDPLKMIGVIECDVTDDCFKSEVGTIHQQARIGNLKLDLPLDEDDYLMPSPQMPASTIQYMDLIGDSKPTESESKHMNNGYRKYPEFLTIPGKTSVDNPEYIMSQDDAALSPQTLGIPATADLVKTETTNGTAFGSQVRQRSTEEESDHEYYNDFDRLERELQPLKPLRKNETTV; encoded by the exons CATCATTACCGAAATCTTCGAGATCGGTATACGAATTGTACGTACGTTGACGGCAACCTCGAAATCACATGGCTGCAGAACCTTGAGCTGGACCTCAGTTTCCTTCAGTACATCCGAGAGGTCACCGGGTACGTCCTCATCAGCCACGTGGACGTGCAGAAGGTTGTCCTGCCACGGCTCCAGATCATTCGCGGCCGAACCCTGTTCAAGCTGAACATTCACGAGGCCGAGTTTGCACTATTCGTCACCATGTGCCAGATGAATAGCCTCGAGCTACCGGCACTTCGAG ACATCCTAAATGGCAGTGTCGGCATGTACAACAACTACAATCTCTGCCACATGAGGACCATCAATTGGGACGAAATAATAACGGGTCCCCAGGCAAAGTATGATTACGTGTACAACTTCACAGCCCCGGAGCGGGTATGCCCCGAGTGCGACAAGAGTTGTGAGCAGGGATGCTGGGGCGAAGGACCCCACAATTGCCAGAGTTTCTCAAAGATAAATTGCTCGCCACAGTGCTGGCAGGGACGTTGCTTCGGGCAAAATCCAAGGGAGTGCTGTCATCTTTTTTGCGCCGGGGGTTGCACCGGACCGAAGCAGAGTGATTGTTTGGCGTGCAAAAACTTTTTCGACGACGGTGTCTGTACGCAAGAATGTCCGGCAATGCagaa GTATAATCCGACAACATACTCGTGGGAAACAAACCCCGATGGAAAGTATGCATATGGTGCGACGTGTGTCCGTAAGTGTCCCGAACACCTTCTGAAGGACAACGGTGCATGCGTGCGTTCGTGTCCTGCAAAGAAAAAGGCTGTTAATGGTGAATGTGTACCATGCGACGGTCCATGCCCAAAGACTTGCCAAGGCGTGGATCGGGTCCATTCTGGAAACATTGACAGCTTTAAAGATTGTACAATAATTGAAGGCTCGATCACAATATTGGATCAGAGTTTCATGGGGTATCAACATATATACCAAAACTTTACGTTTGGACCGAGGTATCTGGAGCTTCACCCCGACAAACTCGAGGTGTTCAGCACGCTAAAGGAAGTTACGGGATACGTTAATATTCAAGGGTATCACAAGCAGTTCACAAATCTTTCATACTTCCGGAATCTGGAGGTTATCGGGGGCAGAAGCCTTACCGAAACATTCTTTGCATCACTTTACATTGTGAAGACAGCCCTGGTGTCCCTCGGATTGAATTCACTGAAAAAGATCAACTCTGGTACGGTAGCAATCCTGGAGAACACGGATCTCTGCTACGCTCAGAGCATCAACTGGACGCGAATAAAAAGGTCTCAAGAACATACCACGATTTTGTCCAGCAACAAGCCCGAAGCTGACTGCG CACGCGAAGGCTTGGTATGCGATGATCAATGTTCGGACGAGGGCTGCTGGGGGCCAGGTCCCGAGCAATGTTTGTCCTGCAGGAATTTCATATTGGAGAATATTTGCGTACAAAATTGCACAGCAGTACCTGG tATTTACCAAGCAGACGAAAGAGTCTGCAAACCTTGTCACGTGCAATGCAACGGTACTTGTTCTGGTCCGAATGCGGAACACTGCCACTCATGTAAGCATGTGCGCGACGGGCCTTTCTGCGTTTCCAAATGTCCATCATCAAAGTTCAACGATGGTGGGATATGCAAACATTGTCACGATAATTGCGTAGGGGGGTGCGAGGGTCCGGAAAATAACATTGGTCCAAATGGGTGTCACAGTTGCGAAAAAGCGATTATGAACTTCGAAACACCGGAGAGGTGTTTGAGAACGGATGAGTCTTGCCCGGAAG GTTACTACTGGGAGGGGGTCGAGCCTCAGGAACGGGGTCCTCTGAAGGCCCTTGCTGGTAAAGCAGTCTGTCGGAAATGTCACCCTCGGTGCCTTAGGTGTACCGGGTACGGTTTTCATCAACAAGTTTGCCAGGAATGCGCCAAGTACAAGAAAGGTGAACAGTGCGAAGACGAGTGCCCCGCCGATCACTTCGCTATCCCGGAAACCCGGAGCTGCATCCCATGCTCTTCGGAGTGCAGGGGCTGTTACGGCCCGGGAGCTGATCAGTGCTACAAGTGCCGAAACTTCAAGGTGTTCGCC AACGTTGCCACGGAAGACAATGCAACATCCTTCAATTGCACCGATACCTGCCCGCCAGAACATCCGTTTACGAGGTTCCCTGCGGACAACGACCCGTTCTGCTCCAATCATGCAAAGAAGATGAGTTACCCGTTAGACGGCGAACAAACACCGGCAATATTAGCAGGTGTTGGTGTTTTCGTAGTGATTCTAATGGTCTTCTCCGCTGCTGTATTATGCCTGTGGCGTCAGCGGACGAAGGCCAAGGAAAATACCGTGAAAATGACGATGGCACTTACCGGGCTTGATGACAACGAACCTCTAAGGCCTACGGGAGTGAAGCCGAACTTAGCAAAGCTGCGTATAATCAAGGAGGAGGAGATGAGAAAGGGCGGTATACTCGGATACGGGGCATTCGGCAACGTCTACAAGGGAGTCTGGGTGCCAGAGGGTGAGAATGTTAAGATCCCGGTTGCGATCAAAGTTCTCCACGATGGGACAGGATCCAATACGTCGAAGGAGTTCCTCGATGAAGCCTATATCATGGCAAGTGTCGAGCATCCGAATCTACTTCAGCTACTCGCCGTCTGCATGACGTCGCAGATGATGCTTGTGACACAACTGATGCCGCTCGGTTGTCTCCTTGACTTCGTTAGAAAGTATAAGGACAAGATTGGCTCAAAGCCTCTGTTGAATTGGTGTACACAGATCGCCAGGGGTATGGCCTATCTCGAAGAGAGACGATTGGTCCACAGGGATTTGGCAGCGAGGAACGTCCTTGTGCAAACGCCAAACTGCGTGAAAATAACCGACTTTGGCCTCGCGAAGCTTTTGGACATCAACGAGGAACAGTACAAGGCTGCTGGCGGTAAAATGCCAATAAAATGGTTGGCCTTAGAATGTATTCAGCACCGCGTATTTACGCACAAGTCAGACGTCTGGGCATTCGGTGTTACCATCTGGGAAGTTTTGACTTATGGTGGAAGACCCTACGAAAACGTTCCGGCAAGAAATGTGCCAGAATTATTGGAAAAGGGGGAACGGTTACCGCAGCCGGCGATATGTACGATCGATGTGTACATGATCATGATAAAATGCTGGATGCTCGACGCGGAGTCGAGGCCAAGCTTCAAGGAACTTGCCGACGACTTTGCGAAAATGTCGAGAGATCCTGGACGTTATCTGGCAATAAAGGGGGACAAGTACATGATACTACCATCCTATACATTGCAG gataaaaaagaaatgataagAAATCTGGCGTCCGCGATGGATGGTCCGGAAGCCGTGGTAGACGCAGATGAATATCTTCAACCAAAGTCGAGGGCACCTATACCACCTATCGTGGTCTCGCCGTCGAGTACGTCCGGCTCACCTCCCAACACGCCGATAAAGAGCTGCTGGCCGAATAACACGCCAATGGCCGCTGACTCACCGACACCGCAGAACCAACAGAACTGGGACCGGGAGCTATTGCGATACGGCGTCTCGGGTAATGGGGGTACCTCGCGGGAGTCTGCAGAGGCAAACCCCGCGCATCTACAGCACCCCCATTATACCCACCCGAACGGCCATTGTGGCCCGGCTGCCAGCTTGGATGGCTCGAATTCCAGATACTGTTCAGACCCCCTTAAGATGATCGGAGTCATAG AATGCGACGTAACGGACGACTGCTTTAAGTCGGAGGTCGGCACGATACACCAACAAGCTAGAATTGGAAATTTGAAGTTGGACCTGCCCCTGGACGAAGATGACTACCTCATGCCCTCGCCCCAGATGCCAGCAAGCACGATACAATACATGGATCTGATCGGTGATTCGAAACCTACCG agTCAGAGTCGAAGCATATGAACAATGGATATCGAAAGTACCCGGAATTCTTAACAATCCCCGGGAAAACGTCGGTTGACAATCCGGAGTATATCATGTCGCAGGACGACGCGGCGTTGAGCCCGCAGACGTTGGGGATTCCCGCGACCGCGGATCTCGTCAAGACGGAGACGACAAACGGTACCGCCTTTGGCTCTCAGGTCAGGCAAAGGAGTACGGAAGAGGAATCGGATCACGAGTATTACAACGACTTCGATCGGCTTGAGCGCGAGCTCCAGCCTTTGAAACCGCTTAGAAAGAACGAAACGACAGTATGA